The DNA window GGCCCTGCACGCCATCGGCGGCATTCTGAAGCATGCCCCGGCGCTGTGTGCGTTTACCAATCCGACCACCAACAGTTACAAGCGACTGGTCCCCGGTTACGAGGCTCCCGTTAATCTGGCGTACTCGCAGCGAAACCGCTCGGCCGCCTGTCGCATTCCGATGTACAGCCAGAGCCCCAAAGCGAAGCGGATCGAGTTCCGCTGCCCGGACCCCAGCTGTAACCCGTACCTGGCATTCGCCGCCATGTTGATGGCCGCGATCGATGGCATCCAGAATAAAATCAGCCCTGGCGAACCACTGGATAAAGATATCTACGATTTGCCGCCCGAAGAGCTGGCCACCGTGCCGAAGACGCCAGGTTCGCTCGATGAAGCGCTTGACGCCCTGGCGGCGGACCACGACTTTTTGCTGCGGGGCGACGTCTTCACCCAGGACGTCATCGGCACCTGGATCCACTACAAGCGGACCCACGAGGCCGACGCGGTCCGCCTGCGGCCGCACCCTTATGAGTTTTGCTTGTATTACGACATTTAATCTGCCCGCCTGAGCGGCGGCCGCAGCCGGAGTTTGGCCGTGTGGAAAACCCGACAGCATCCCCGTTGCCCTGGCAAGGAAAGGAAACTGGCGTGACGCGAGACTATCGGCAAGTGGCGTGGGATAGCGCCCTGGAAGACGACCTGCGACAACTGATCCGACTGGCGGTTCGCGAGGACCTGGAACGGGCCCAGGACTGGACGACCGTCGCGCTGGCTCCTGCGGGTGTCCGCTCCCAGGCCGGCGTCGTGGCCCGGCAGCAAGGCGTCGCCGCGGGACTGCAGGCGGCGGAGATCATTTTCCACGAGATGGATATTGACGCCCGTGTGGAAAGAATCGTCGAAGACGGCCAGCGGCTGCAGCCTGGCCAGACTTTGCTGGAAATCGACGCTCCGACGCGCGACCTGCTCACGGCGGAGCGCACCCTGCTGAACTTTCTGGGGCGGCTGTGCGGCGTGGCGACCAATACCGAGGCGTATGTCGCCCGCATCACGGGCTGTGCGGCCCGGCTGTACGACACGCGGAAAACGACGCCCGGCTGGCGACGGCTGGAAAAGTACGCCGTGCGTTG is part of the Lignipirellula cremea genome and encodes:
- the nadC gene encoding carboxylating nicotinate-nucleotide diphosphorylase is translated as MTRDYRQVAWDSALEDDLRQLIRLAVREDLERAQDWTTVALAPAGVRSQAGVVARQQGVAAGLQAAEIIFHEMDIDARVERIVEDGQRLQPGQTLLEIDAPTRDLLTAERTLLNFLGRLCGVATNTEAYVARITGCAARLYDTRKTTPGWRRLEKYAVRCGGGVNHRTGLYDAILIKDNHLAFAQSTARTPADAVAASRDFLSQYPGGLPEMVIEVEVDTLEQLQQVLPQSPDVVLLDNMPPEQLRQAIGLRDQLAPGVALEASGGITLETIRSIAETGVDRISVGALTHSAINYDVGLDWRTPVE